The Chiloscyllium punctatum isolate Juve2018m chromosome 30, sChiPun1.3, whole genome shotgun sequence genome includes a region encoding these proteins:
- the LOC140455102 gene encoding lymphotoxin-alpha-like: MLPERQNSGKSSLICKLLSVITALGLIAFISYLLLCQLGVFPSKQKTSLMKMVEDCQPAGALCDELPRLMNLVGKVPVKVTVHLTASQRQRRKKEVTWKNVGVLSKGIEFKGNSLVIKSPGQYFVYSQVVFYGSECQGRTVYLSHELARLSASYRTKTPLVKAMKTICHNLTHGVPTAHGPATAGGPWYETIYQGAIFELAEGDQIFSRVSTDAARYVNTEGGMTYFGLFAL; this comes from the exons ATGCTCCCGGAAAGGCAGAACTCTGGGAAAAGCAGCCTGATCTGTAAACTCCTCTCTGTAATCACCGCGCTGGGCTTGATAGCTTTCATTTCCTACCTGCTCCTCTGTCAGCTGGGCGTTTTTCCATCAAAACAG AAGACAAGTCTGATGAAGATGGTTGAAGATTGCCAACCAGCAGGAGCTCTTTGTGATG AGCTCCCTCGCCTGATGAACCTGGTGGGGAAAGTTCCAGTGAAGGTCACAGTCCATCTGACAG CCTCTCAACGACAACGGAGGAAGAAAGAAGTGACCTGGAAAAATGTGGGCGTTCTTTCCAAAGGGATAGAGTTCAAGGGCAACAGCCTGGTCATCAAGAGCCCCGGGCAGTACTTTGTCTACAGTCAGGTGGTCTTCTACGGCAGTGAATGTCAGGGTCGGACGGTCTACCTGAGCCATGAGCTGGCCAGGCTATCAGCTTCCTACAGAACCAAGACCCCGCTGGTCAAAGCAATGAAGACCATCTGCCACAATCTCACCCACGGGGTCCCAACAGCCCACGGCCCTGCCACTGCAGGGGGTCCCTGGTACGAGACCATCTACCAGGGAGCCATCTTTGAGTTGGCGGAGGGAGATCAGATCTTCTCCAGAGTCAGCACCGACGCAGCGCGTTACGTCAACACTGAGGGAGGAATGACCTACTTTGGGCTATTCGCTTTGTGA